The nucleotide sequence GCTCGACCTCGCCGCCCAGTGGGCGCAGTTCGCCGCTTGGCTGCACATGGCGTCCGGGCAGCTCGACCCGGCAGGCGTGCTGCTGGACCAGGCGTGCGGGTGGGCTGCCGAGACCGGCGACTACGAGATGCTGACGACAGTCCTCAGCTACAAGGGGCACCGGGCCTGGCTGGCCGGGGACGTCGGCGCGCTGATCGGCCTGACCGAGGCGTCGCTACGGGACACACGCGCGTACATCGGGCAGCGGGCGTACGACCACTACCAACTTGCCCGTGGGTACGCGCTGGCGGGCGACGACCGGGCCACCGATGAGGCGTTGCGGGCCGGTGCCGACCTGGCCGCCGAGGCGGTCGAGCACAACGGCCCGACGCCAGCGTGGCACTACTACCGGACGCCGGCCTTCTTCCGGCTTGAGCAGGGGCTTGCGCTTCAGGTCGGCGGCCGCCACGCCGAGGCCATCGAGGCGTTGACATCCGGCCTGGACACCCTGGAAGCGGGTGCCCGGCGAGCGGAGTGGGTGGGTGACTACCTCGTACACCTCGGTCTGGCCCACGCTGCCGCCGGGGAGCGCGACAAGGCAGGCGCCGCGGTGATGGATGCCGCGTCGATCGCAGAGGTCACGCAGTCGGCACGGTTGGCCCATCGAGCGGCCGAACTGGAACGCCGCGGTCTGTAAGCCTGTCAGCTCCGTCAGCAAACGCGGCTGCTGACTGCCGCTGTCTATCGCCCGCGTAGTCGTCGGGGTCACCCTACGTGTGGAACCGTGACCTGCGTTCCGGAGCGTTGTGGCGTACCCGGAGGTGACACCGTGATCATGTGGCGTACCCGTGGCTGGATCTGGAGCCGGATAAACCAGGTCAAGGACTACCGATGGGATCCCGCCCTGCACCGGTGGGTGCGGGTGGCAGGACCGG is from Micromonospora sp. WMMD1102 and encodes:
- a CDS encoding helix-turn-helix transcriptional regulator, with translation MRSVTVDPRFGPELRRLREQSGLTLRQLAEVTRYSHTYLWELETGRKRPGGVDVAERLDVALHSGDTLTTLVNDTVLDPDTAGRIDWVAARPGSVDGSAVDALRTIPGQQRRLDDAIGSAPLIGPTMSHLDIVRRALDATRPPLRTRVLDLAAQWAQFAAWLHMASGQLDPAGVLLDQACGWAAETGDYEMLTTVLSYKGHRAWLAGDVGALIGLTEASLRDTRAYIGQRAYDHYQLARGYALAGDDRATDEALRAGADLAAEAVEHNGPTPAWHYYRTPAFFRLEQGLALQVGGRHAEAIEALTSGLDTLEAGARRAEWVGDYLVHLGLAHAAAGERDKAGAAVMDAASIAEVTQSARLAHRAAELERRGL